Proteins from a genomic interval of Pseudomonas asplenii:
- a CDS encoding urease accessory protein UreF, with protein sequence MNPAWALLRLASPQLPIGGYSYSQGLEMAVEQARVHDPASARRWIGDQLLLNLARFEAPLLLAHCTAAAEADWQRLEQLAEDHRASRETRELYLESRQMGYSLQQLLAGLPELDPATRDFLARQPEPHLALGWALAARAWQISPQDALAAWLWSWLENQLAVLMKTLPLGQQAAQRLTSELLPLLQQAQQAASEQDPQHIGSAAFGLSLACMAHERQYSRLFRS encoded by the coding sequence ATGAATCCGGCCTGGGCGCTGCTGCGCCTGGCCAGCCCGCAGTTGCCGATTGGCGGCTACAGCTATTCCCAAGGTCTGGAAATGGCCGTGGAACAGGCTCGGGTACATGATCCGGCCAGCGCTCGACGCTGGATTGGCGACCAGTTGCTGCTCAACCTCGCCCGCTTCGAAGCGCCACTGTTGCTGGCCCACTGCACGGCGGCAGCCGAGGCCGACTGGCAGCGCCTGGAGCAATTGGCCGAAGACCACCGGGCCAGCCGCGAAACCCGCGAGCTGTATCTGGAAAGCCGGCAGATGGGCTACTCGCTGCAGCAACTGCTCGCCGGCCTGCCTGAACTCGATCCGGCAACCCGTGATTTCCTCGCTCGCCAACCCGAACCGCACCTGGCCCTCGGTTGGGCGTTGGCCGCCCGCGCCTGGCAGATCAGCCCGCAGGACGCCCTGGCCGCCTGGCTCTGGAGCTGGCTGGAAAACCAGTTGGCGGTACTGATGAAGACCCTGCCGCTCGGCCAGCAGGCTGCGCAGCGCCTGACCAGTGAGCTGCTGCCGCTGCTGCAACAGGCGCAGCAGGCCGCCAGCGAGCAGGACCCGCAACACATCGGCAGCGCCGCCTTCGGCCTGTCCCTGGCGTGCATGGCCCACGAGCGCCAGTACAGCCGCCTGTTTCGTTCCTAG
- a CDS encoding TetR family transcriptional regulator, which translates to MLPRAEQKQQTRHALMDAARHLMDGGRGFGSLSLREVAKTAGIVPTGFYRHFDDMDQLGLALVCEVGQTFRETIRLVRHNEFVMGGIIDASVRIFLDVVAMNRSQFLFLAREQYGGSLPVRQAIARLRENISSDLAADLALMPKLQHLSTEGLAVMADLIVKSVFATLPEITDPPLEPLPEYLAPQAKITQQLRFIFIGLKHWQGLGSTE; encoded by the coding sequence ATGCTGCCCCGTGCCGAACAGAAACAACAGACCCGTCATGCCCTGATGGACGCAGCGCGCCATCTGATGGACGGTGGCCGTGGGTTTGGCAGCCTCAGCCTGCGCGAAGTGGCGAAAACCGCCGGCATCGTGCCAACCGGCTTCTATCGGCATTTCGACGACATGGACCAACTCGGCCTGGCGCTGGTCTGCGAAGTCGGCCAAACCTTCAGGGAAACCATCCGGCTGGTCCGACACAACGAGTTCGTCATGGGCGGAATCATCGATGCCTCGGTGCGAATCTTCCTCGATGTCGTGGCGATGAATCGCTCGCAGTTCCTTTTTCTCGCCCGCGAGCAGTACGGCGGATCATTACCAGTGCGCCAGGCGATTGCTCGCCTGCGCGAAAACATCAGTTCGGATCTGGCCGCCGACCTGGCCCTGATGCCTAAACTGCAGCATCTGAGCACCGAAGGACTGGCGGTGATGGCCGACCTGATCGTCAAGAGCGTGTTCGCCACCCTGCCGGAAATCACCGACCCGCCGCTGGAGCCGCTACCCGAGTACCTGGCACCACAAGCGAAGATCACCCAGCAACTGCGTTTCATCTTCATCGGGTTGAAACACTGGCAGGGGCTCGGGAGTACCGAGTGA
- a CDS encoding esterase/lipase family protein has product MSQELATRYPLVLVPGMLGFIRLLWFPYWYGITPALRAGGATVFPVQVSPLHCNEVRGEQLLLRIEQIRRETGAQKVNLIGHSQGSLTARYAAARRPEWVASVTSVAGPNHGSELADHFHRHYPQTSARGRLLTFVLCAVARLMGWLETGYRGPALPMDLSASHHSLTSDGVALFNRQYPQGLPDSWGGQGAEWVDGVRYYSWSGILQPGITDRGRNLFDGTHRSCRLFAKTFIREAGQCDGMVGRYSSHLGTVIGDDYPLDHLDIVNQSLGLVGKGAEPIRLFVEHAQRLKAEGL; this is encoded by the coding sequence ATGTCGCAAGAACTCGCCACGCGTTACCCCTTGGTGCTGGTGCCGGGCATGCTCGGGTTTATCCGGTTGCTGTGGTTTCCCTATTGGTATGGCATCACCCCGGCGTTGCGTGCGGGCGGCGCGACGGTATTTCCCGTGCAGGTTTCGCCGCTGCATTGCAATGAGGTGCGTGGCGAGCAACTGTTGTTGCGGATCGAGCAGATCCGTCGTGAAACCGGTGCGCAAAAGGTCAACCTGATTGGTCACAGCCAGGGCTCGCTGACCGCGCGTTACGCGGCGGCCCGGCGCCCGGAATGGGTCGCGTCGGTGACCTCGGTGGCCGGGCCCAATCACGGCTCGGAACTGGCCGATCATTTCCACCGGCACTATCCGCAGACAAGTGCCCGTGGGCGCCTGCTGACCTTCGTGCTCTGCGCCGTCGCGCGATTGATGGGCTGGTTGGAAACCGGCTACCGGGGACCGGCCTTGCCGATGGATCTGAGCGCTTCCCATCACTCACTGACCAGCGACGGCGTTGCCCTGTTCAACCGCCAGTACCCGCAGGGGCTGCCGGACAGTTGGGGCGGGCAGGGCGCCGAATGGGTCGATGGCGTGCGTTACTACTCCTGGTCCGGGATTCTGCAGCCTGGTATCACCGATCGTGGGCGTAACCTGTTCGACGGCACCCATCGCAGTTGCCGCTTGTTCGCCAAAACCTTCATTCGCGAGGCCGGGCAGTGCGATGGCATGGTCGGGCGCTACAGTTCGCACCTGGGGACGGTGATCGGCGACGACTATCCCCTCGACCACCTTGATATCGTCAACCAGTCACTGGGCCTGGTGGGCAAGGGCGCCGAGCCGATCCGGCTGTTCGTCGAGCATGCGCAGCGGCTCAAGGCCGAGGGGCTTTAA
- the ureE gene encoding urease accessory protein UreE: MLVIHRRIDPQSAWTAELHLNFEARSKSRLRCFSAAGEDVGLFLERGQPPLYDGEFLQAEDGRIVRVCARPEQLLHVSCANAFELTRAAYHLGNRHVALQVGDGWLRLLDDYVLKAMLEQLGAHTETLEAPFQPEHGAYGGGHHHSRHGDEDFNYPPRLHQFGVRT; encoded by the coding sequence ATGCTGGTGATTCATCGCAGAATCGACCCCCAATCCGCCTGGACCGCCGAGCTGCACCTGAACTTCGAGGCGCGCAGCAAAAGCCGTCTGCGCTGTTTCAGTGCCGCTGGCGAAGACGTGGGATTATTCCTTGAGCGGGGTCAGCCACCTCTGTACGACGGCGAGTTCCTGCAGGCCGAGGATGGCCGTATCGTGCGAGTCTGCGCCCGCCCCGAGCAGTTGCTGCATGTCAGTTGCGCCAATGCTTTCGAACTGACCCGTGCCGCCTATCACCTGGGCAACCGCCATGTCGCCCTGCAAGTCGGCGACGGCTGGCTGCGCCTGCTCGACGATTACGTGCTCAAGGCCATGCTCGAACAGCTCGGCGCCCACACCGAAACCCTCGAGGCCCCCTTCCAACCGGAGCACGGTGCCTACGGCGGCGGTCATCACCACTCCCGGCATGGTGATGAAGATTTCAATTATCCGCCACGCCTGCACCAGTTTGGTGTGCGCACATGA
- a CDS encoding PsiF family protein, with translation MNMLRIPLLLAGLLLCSQGFAATAAQQAQQDKMKSCNAEATTKTLKGDERKAFMSTCLKAAKPVTQQDKMKTCNADATTKALKGDERKTFMSTCLKNK, from the coding sequence ATGAACATGCTGCGTATCCCTTTGTTGTTGGCAGGCCTGTTGCTGTGTTCCCAGGGCTTTGCCGCCACTGCTGCCCAACAGGCTCAGCAGGACAAGATGAAGAGCTGCAACGCCGAGGCCACCACCAAGACCCTCAAGGGCGATGAACGCAAAGCCTTCATGAGCACCTGCCTGAAAGCCGCCAAACCCGTCACCCAGCAGGACAAGATGAAAACCTGCAACGCCGACGCCACCACCAAGGCTCTCAAAGGCGATGAGCGCAAGACGTTCATGAGCACCTGCCTCAAGAACAAGTAA
- a CDS encoding AsmA family protein: MTRTRKIFLWAGVSLVLLLAVLVAIIAFFDWNRIKPPINAKVSEILHRPFAIQGDLSLRWQREPDEGGWRAWLPWPHVIAEDLTLGNPDWSKNPQMVTLKRVELRLAPLPLLAQRVVIPRIDLTEPNASLERLADGRANWTFQFDPKDPNEQPSSWVVDIGAIGFDKGHVTLDDKSLKTQLDLLIDSLGKSIPYGDIVGDSAAKKALEKGSAPQDYAFGLKVKGQYHGQNLAGSGKVGGLLALQDAAKPFPVQADVKIADTRIAVAGTLTDPRNLGALDLRLKLAGNSLGNLYPLTGVTLPDSPAYETDGHLIAKLHEPAGATFKYEQFNGRIGTSDIHGDLSYVAGQPRPKLSGVLVSNQLLMADLGPLIGADSNAKQKARGGESKQPADKVLPVEEFRTERWRDMDADVEFTGKRIVHSAELPFTDLYTHLVLTDGELSLEPLRFGVAGGKLDAQVRLNGRVTPMQGRAKLTARNFKLKQLFPTFEPMKTSFGELNGDADISGTGNSVARLLGTSNGDLKMLVNDGAVSRGLMEIAGLNVGNYVVGKIFGDKEVKINCAAADLGIKSGLATTRLFVFDTENAIIYVDGTANFANEQLDLKINPESKGFRLLSLRSPLYVRGKFIKPDAGVQAVPLLLRGAGMVALGVIAGPATGLLALVAPGGDVPNQCAPLLEQMKSGKAPRTVRN; the protein is encoded by the coding sequence ATGACGCGCACTCGAAAAATCTTCCTCTGGGCCGGCGTCAGTCTGGTCCTGCTGCTGGCAGTGCTGGTGGCGATCATCGCGTTCTTCGATTGGAACCGGATCAAGCCGCCGATCAACGCCAAGGTTTCAGAAATCCTTCATCGTCCCTTTGCCATCCAGGGTGACCTGTCGCTGCGTTGGCAGCGTGAGCCCGATGAGGGCGGCTGGCGGGCCTGGTTGCCCTGGCCTCACGTGATTGCCGAAGACCTGACGCTGGGTAATCCGGACTGGTCGAAAAATCCGCAGATGGTCACCCTCAAGCGCGTCGAACTGCGGCTCGCGCCGTTGCCCTTGCTGGCCCAGCGTGTGGTGATTCCGCGTATCGACCTGACCGAACCGAATGCCAGCCTCGAACGCCTGGCCGATGGCCGAGCCAACTGGACGTTCCAGTTCGATCCCAAGGACCCGAACGAGCAACCCTCCTCCTGGGTGGTGGACATCGGTGCCATCGGTTTCGACAAGGGCCATGTCACCCTGGATGACAAGAGCCTCAAGACCCAGCTCGATCTGCTGATCGACTCGTTGGGCAAATCGATTCCGTACGGCGATATCGTCGGCGACAGCGCGGCGAAGAAGGCTCTGGAAAAAGGCTCCGCGCCGCAGGACTATGCGTTCGGATTAAAGGTCAAGGGCCAGTACCACGGCCAGAATCTCGCCGGCAGCGGCAAGGTCGGTGGCCTGTTGGCACTGCAGGATGCGGCCAAACCGTTTCCGGTGCAGGCCGATGTGAAAATTGCCGATACCCGGATTGCCGTCGCCGGCACCCTGACCGATCCGCGTAACCTCGGCGCCCTGGACCTGCGCCTGAAGCTGGCGGGCAACAGTCTGGGCAATCTCTATCCCTTGACCGGCGTGACCCTGCCGGACTCGCCCGCCTACGAGACCGATGGTCACCTGATCGCCAAGCTCCACGAGCCGGCGGGGGCGACCTTCAAGTATGAGCAGTTCAACGGCAGGATCGGTACCAGCGACATCCACGGCGATCTGTCGTATGTCGCCGGCCAGCCCCGGCCGAAACTCAGCGGCGTGCTGGTGTCCAATCAGTTGCTGATGGCCGACCTCGGGCCGCTGATCGGCGCGGACTCCAACGCCAAGCAGAAGGCCCGTGGTGGGGAAAGCAAGCAGCCAGCGGACAAGGTTCTGCCGGTGGAGGAGTTCCGCACCGAACGCTGGCGCGACATGGATGCGGATGTGGAATTCACCGGCAAGCGGATTGTCCACAGTGCCGAATTGCCCTTCACCGATCTTTACACTCATCTGGTGCTCACCGATGGCGAACTGAGCCTGGAACCCCTGCGATTTGGCGTGGCCGGCGGCAAGCTCGATGCGCAGGTGCGCCTCAACGGTCGCGTCACGCCGATGCAGGGGCGGGCGAAGCTGACCGCGCGCAACTTCAAGCTCAAGCAACTGTTCCCGACCTTCGAACCGATGAAGACCAGTTTCGGTGAACTCAATGGCGATGCCGATATCAGCGGCACCGGCAACTCGGTAGCGCGTCTGCTGGGGACTTCCAATGGTGACCTGAAGATGCTGGTCAACGATGGCGCTGTCAGCCGTGGCCTGATGGAAATTGCCGGGCTCAATGTCGGCAACTACGTGGTGGGCAAGATCTTTGGCGACAAGGAAGTGAAGATCAACTGCGCGGCGGCCGATCTGGGTATCAAGAGTGGTCTGGCGACTACCCGGCTGTTCGTTTTCGATACCGAAAACGCGATCATTTACGTCGATGGCACGGCCAACTTCGCCAATGAGCAACTGGATCTGAAGATCAATCCGGAATCCAAGGGCTTCCGCTTGTTGTCCCTGCGCTCGCCGCTGTACGTACGGGGCAAGTTCATCAAGCCTGATGCTGGCGTGCAGGCGGTGCCACTGCTGTTGCGTGGCGCGGGCATGGTGGCGTTGGGGGTGATCGCTGGACCGGCGACTGGATTGCTGGCGCTGGTGGCTCCGGGTGGCGATGTGCCGAACCAGTGCGCGCCATTGCTGGAGCAGATGAAGTCGGGCAAGGCGCCGCGGACAGTCAGGAACTGA
- the ureG gene encoding urease accessory protein UreG codes for MNAQPLRVGIGGPVGSGKTALTLALCLALRDRYNLAVVTNDIYTREDADFLVRNQALAPERIIGVETGGCPHTAIREDASINLEAVDQLNRRFPGLDLILVESGGDNLSATFSPELSDLTIYVIDVSAGDKLPRKGGPGICKSDLLVINKIDLAPLVGASLEMMDGDTRRMRGDKPFVFSNQKTGHGLDAIVAFIERQGLLTAA; via the coding sequence ATGAACGCACAACCCCTGCGTGTCGGTATCGGCGGTCCCGTCGGCTCCGGCAAGACCGCCCTGACCCTGGCCCTGTGCCTGGCCCTGCGCGATCGCTACAACCTGGCGGTGGTCACCAACGATATCTACACCCGCGAAGACGCCGATTTCCTGGTGCGCAACCAGGCCCTGGCGCCGGAGCGGATCATCGGCGTGGAAACCGGTGGCTGCCCGCATACCGCGATCCGTGAGGACGCCTCGATCAATCTGGAGGCGGTGGACCAGTTGAACCGGCGCTTCCCGGGCCTGGACCTGATCCTGGTGGAATCGGGCGGCGACAACCTGTCGGCGACCTTCAGCCCGGAACTCTCCGACCTGACTATCTATGTGATCGATGTATCGGCCGGCGACAAGCTGCCGCGCAAGGGCGGCCCGGGGATCTGCAAGTCCGATCTGCTGGTGATCAACAAGATCGACCTTGCACCGCTGGTGGGCGCCTCACTGGAAATGATGGACGGCGATACCCGCCGGATGCGCGGCGACAAGCCGTTCGTGTTCAGCAACCAGAAAACCGGGCACGGCCTGGACGCCATCGTCGCCTTCATCGAACGCCAGGGTCTGCTGACCGCTGCGTGA
- a CDS encoding ferritin-like domain-containing protein: protein MSDMHLSDVTTLRERARKNVENGAVTEGYGADRNEILRLLNESLATELVCTLRYKRHYFMATGLKASVAADEFLEHANQELEHADRLAERIVQLGGEPEFNPDLLSQHSHAQYVAGKTLKEMVYEDLVAERIAVDSYREIIQFIGDQDPTTRRIFEDILAQEEEHADDMADILKDL, encoded by the coding sequence ATGAGCGATATGCATTTGTCCGATGTAACCACCCTGCGTGAACGTGCGCGCAAGAACGTCGAAAACGGTGCGGTCACCGAAGGCTACGGGGCCGACCGTAATGAGATCCTGCGTCTGCTCAACGAGTCGCTGGCCACCGAGCTGGTCTGCACGCTGCGCTACAAGCGTCACTACTTCATGGCCACCGGCCTGAAGGCCAGCGTGGCTGCCGATGAGTTTCTCGAGCACGCCAACCAGGAGCTGGAGCACGCCGACCGGCTGGCTGAACGCATCGTGCAGTTGGGCGGCGAACCGGAGTTCAACCCGGACCTGCTGTCCCAGCACTCCCACGCCCAGTACGTGGCCGGCAAGACCCTCAAGGAAATGGTCTACGAAGACCTGGTCGCCGAACGGATTGCGGTGGACAGCTACCGCGAGATCATCCAGTTCATCGGCGACCAGGATCCGACCACACGGCGGATCTTCGAGGACATCCTCGCCCAGGAGGAAGAACATGCCGATGACATGGCGGATATCCTGAAGGATCTGTAG